A window of Desulfovibrio desulfuricans DSM 642 contains these coding sequences:
- a CDS encoding ABC transporter permease, with protein sequence MNPITRRRWQTFRSNRRAFASLCLFCLCFAASLCSEFLANDRPLVVSYEHRLYFPMFHTLDERVFGGDLPIAADFADPFIQTAIAERGWALWPPVRYSFNTISRQEGTTFPAPPGHGNWLGTDDQGRDILARLLYGFRISVLFGLCLSFFGCAVGMAAGVAQGYYGGLPDLLFQRFMEVWGGIPVLYLIIIISSVMTMGFWALLALMLAFSWMRVVGVVRAESLRARNMEYVRAARALGVPDKSIMLRHVLPNAVVALISILPFLVNASIVTLTSLDFLGFGLPPEYPSLGELVVQGKNNLFAPWIGLAAFFTLAGMLICLVFIGEGLRDAFDPGVFLSGSAADAETPQNTWREQA encoded by the coding sequence ATGAACCCCATCACACGCCGCAGATGGCAGACATTCCGCAGCAACCGCCGGGCATTCGCCAGCCTGTGCCTGTTCTGCCTGTGCTTTGCCGCCAGCCTGTGCTCCGAGTTTCTGGCCAATGACCGCCCCCTGGTGGTGAGCTATGAACACCGGCTCTACTTTCCCATGTTTCACACTCTGGACGAGCGCGTTTTCGGGGGCGACCTGCCCATTGCCGCCGACTTTGCAGACCCATTCATCCAGACCGCCATTGCGGAGCGCGGCTGGGCCTTGTGGCCCCCGGTGCGCTATTCTTTCAACACCATTTCGCGGCAGGAAGGCACGACCTTTCCCGCGCCGCCAGGGCACGGCAACTGGCTGGGCACGGACGATCAGGGGCGGGACATTCTGGCGCGTCTGCTCTATGGATTCCGCATATCCGTGCTGTTCGGCTTGTGCCTTTCGTTTTTCGGCTGCGCCGTGGGCATGGCTGCGGGCGTTGCGCAGGGCTATTACGGCGGGCTGCCAGACCTGCTGTTTCAGCGCTTTATGGAGGTGTGGGGCGGGATTCCCGTTCTGTACCTCATCATCATTATTTCCAGCGTCATGACCATGGGATTCTGGGCGCTGCTTGCCCTCATGCTGGCCTTTAGCTGGATGCGCGTGGTGGGCGTGGTGCGGGCCGAGAGCCTGCGGGCGCGCAACATGGAATACGTGCGGGCGGCCCGTGCGCTGGGCGTGCCGGATAAAAGCATCATGCTGCGCCATGTGCTGCCCAACGCCGTTGTGGCCCTGATTTCCATTCTGCCCTTCCTGGTCAATGCCTCCATCGTCACCCTCACGTCACTGGACTTTCTGGGTTTCGGGCTGCCGCCGGAATACCCCTCGCTGGGTGAACTGGTGGTGCAGGGCAAAAACAACCTTTTTGCCCCGTGGATAGGCCTTGCCGCCTTTTTTACCCTTGCGGGCATGCTGATCTGCCTCGTTTTTATTGGCGAGGGCCTGCGCGATGCCTTTGACCCCGGCGTATTCTTGAGCGGCAGTGCGGCAGACGCGGAAACCCCGCAAAACACATGGAGGGAGCAGGCATGA
- a CDS encoding ABC transporter permease, translating into MQCNEKVTYRKPMRLRILPVLSVCIFLGVWQMCVGPADSNDWRIPGTLLSSPYDILSLMFDKLTNPAPDGAVLLDHAWTSMQEAFLGYVLALIVGLPLGLAMGWFTTVRGLVRPIFEIIRPIPPVAWIPLTIFWFGIGLPGKVFIIWLSGIVPCVINTYTGVRMTNPVHIQMARTYGASDWQIFTSICVPSALPMVFGALQIALAYCWVTLVAAELLAADKGLGYLITIGRMLGRTDLVMVGMVSVGIAGAIIGFIIDKIESRLLAGIRR; encoded by the coding sequence ATGCAATGCAATGAAAAAGTAACCTACCGCAAGCCCATGCGGCTTCGCATCCTGCCGGTTCTGAGCGTTTGTATTTTCCTTGGCGTGTGGCAGATGTGCGTTGGCCCGGCTGACAGCAACGACTGGCGCATTCCCGGCACGCTGCTCAGCTCGCCCTACGACATTCTGAGCCTCATGTTCGACAAGCTCACCAATCCCGCGCCTGACGGCGCAGTGCTGCTGGACCACGCCTGGACAAGTATGCAGGAAGCCTTTTTGGGCTACGTGCTGGCCCTGATTGTGGGCCTGCCCCTGGGCCTTGCAATGGGCTGGTTCACCACGGTGCGCGGCCTTGTGCGCCCCATATTTGAAATCATCCGGCCCATTCCGCCGGTTGCCTGGATCCCGCTGACCATTTTCTGGTTTGGCATCGGTCTGCCCGGCAAGGTATTTATCATCTGGCTTTCGGGCATCGTGCCGTGCGTCATCAATACATATACCGGCGTGCGCATGACCAACCCCGTACATATTCAGATGGCCAGAACCTATGGCGCTTCCGACTGGCAGATATTTACCTCCATCTGCGTTCCTTCCGCGCTGCCCATGGTGTTTGGCGCATTGCAGATCGCCCTGGCCTACTGCTGGGTGACACTGGTTGCCGCCGAACTGCTGGCCGCAGACAAGGGCCTTGGCTACCTCATCACCATCGGCCGCATGCTTGGCCGTACCGACCTTGTGATGGTGGGCATGGTGAGCGTGGGTATAGCCGGCGCAATCATCGGTTTCATCATTGACAAGATCGAATCCCGGCTGCTGGCCGGCATCAGGAGATAG
- a CDS encoding ABC transporter ATP-binding protein: MKDTQPKIVCDNICKTFIQKGTQVVPVLENISLEVRDQEFLVILGPGQCGKTTLLRILAGLEAPSSGAAYLDGKQIVAPGPQIGLVFQSYKLFPWKTVRQNVEIGLEVRGLEPAKIREISNHYLGMVGLQGFEDYYPHQLSGGMKQRVGIARAYALNPEVLLLDEPFGQLDAQTRFFMEQETERIWHMDKRTMIFVTNNIDEALFLADRIVTMEDKLPGHVHTSYDVPLPRPRDTMDPAFLELRARITEEQKLTL; this comes from the coding sequence GTGAAAGACACGCAGCCAAAAATTGTCTGTGACAATATATGCAAAACCTTCATCCAGAAGGGAACCCAGGTGGTTCCGGTTCTGGAGAACATCTCCCTTGAGGTGCGCGATCAGGAGTTTCTGGTCATCCTCGGGCCGGGGCAGTGCGGCAAGACAACCTTGCTGCGCATTCTCGCCGGGCTTGAAGCGCCTTCGTCCGGCGCGGCTTATCTGGACGGCAAGCAGATTGTGGCCCCCGGCCCGCAGATCGGTCTGGTGTTTCAGAGCTACAAGCTCTTTCCGTGGAAGACCGTGCGCCAGAACGTGGAAATCGGCCTTGAGGTGCGTGGGCTTGAGCCTGCGAAGATCCGTGAGATTTCCAATCACTATCTTGGCATGGTGGGTCTGCAAGGCTTTGAGGATTACTATCCTCACCAGCTTTCGGGCGGCATGAAGCAGCGTGTGGGCATTGCCCGCGCCTATGCTCTCAACCCCGAGGTGCTGCTGCTTGATGAACCCTTTGGCCAGCTTGACGCCCAGACCCGCTTTTTCATGGAGCAGGAAACCGAGCGTATCTGGCACATGGACAAGCGCACCATGATTTTTGTGACCAACAACATCGATGAAGCCCTGTTCCTCGCCGACCGCATCGTCACCATGGAAGACAAGCTGCCGGGGCATGTACACACCTCGTATGACGTGCCGCTGCCGCGCCCGCGCGACACCATGGATCCCGCGTTCCTCGAACTGCGGGCCAGAATTACGGAAGAACAGAAGCTTACGCTCTAG
- a CDS encoding microcin C ABC transporter permease YejB translates to MLRYTLRRLLLIFPTLLGILTINFFIVQTAPGGPVEQFIAMLEGSGSAYMERVGSAGADLPSAGMADAAESAYSGARGLNPQTLDAIRKLYGFDKPILTRYVEMLRDFAMFDFGKSLFKADSVAGLLVNALPVSISIGVWSTLLIYLVSIPVGIGRAVRRGSTFDFATGAVMVAASAIPGFLFAVLLIVLFAGGSYWQIFPLRGLHSLGYESLPFWRQALDHLHHMALPVLSMTVGGFAGLTMLTRNSFLDELSKQYVETARAKGLSERTVLYGHVFRNAMLIIIAGLPGAFVRMFFAGSLLIETIFSLNGLGLLGFEAAMQRDYPVMFATLYIFTLIGLVTSIIGDLTMTKVDPRIDFGGRSKA, encoded by the coding sequence ATGCTGCGTTACACTCTTCGCCGTCTGTTGCTGATATTCCCCACTCTGCTGGGCATCCTGACCATAAACTTTTTTATTGTGCAGACAGCGCCCGGCGGGCCCGTGGAGCAGTTCATCGCCATGCTGGAAGGCAGCGGCAGCGCCTATATGGAACGGGTGGGCAGCGCCGGAGCCGACCTGCCCTCAGCAGGCATGGCCGATGCAGCGGAAAGCGCCTATTCCGGCGCGCGCGGGCTTAACCCGCAGACGCTGGACGCCATCCGCAAACTCTATGGTTTCGACAAGCCCATCCTCACCCGCTATGTGGAAATGCTGCGCGACTTTGCCATGTTTGATTTCGGCAAAAGCCTCTTCAAGGCAGATAGCGTAGCCGGGCTGCTTGTGAACGCCCTGCCAGTTTCCATAAGCATCGGCGTGTGGAGCACCCTGCTCATTTACCTTGTGTCCATACCCGTAGGCATAGGCCGGGCCGTACGCCGGGGCAGCACCTTTGACTTCGCCACCGGGGCCGTCATGGTGGCGGCCAGCGCCATCCCCGGTTTTCTGTTTGCCGTGCTGCTGATCGTGCTGTTTGCGGGCGGTTCCTACTGGCAGATATTCCCGCTACGGGGCCTGCACTCCCTGGGTTACGAAAGCCTGCCCTTCTGGCGGCAGGCGCTGGACCATCTGCACCACATGGCCCTGCCCGTGCTTTCCATGACCGTCGGCGGTTTTGCCGGGCTCACCATGCTGACCCGCAATTCCTTTCTGGACGAGCTGAGCAAGCAGTATGTTGAAACAGCGCGCGCCAAGGGCCTGAGCGAAAGAACCGTGCTGTACGGGCATGTGTTCCGCAACGCCATGCTGATCATCATTGCCGGGCTGCCCGGCGCGTTTGTACGCATGTTTTTTGCCGGGTCGCTGCTTATAGAGACCATATTCTCGCTCAACGGGCTGGGGCTACTGGGGTTTGAGGCCGCCATGCAGCGGGATTATCCCGTCATGTTCGCCACTCTCTATATCTTCACGCTCATCGGCCTTGTGACGTCCATCATTGGGGATCTGACCATGACAAAGGTTGATCCCCGCATCGACTTCGGCGGGAGGAGCAAGGCATGA
- the tolR gene encoding protein TolR, whose translation MAASSADDDFVADINVTPFVDVMLVLLIIFMVTAPMMTEGLDVALPKVETSEVLPTDDDHVILTVKTGGALFLNEQETDMDNLPDALGALVKDSGRQLFVRADKDVPYGLVMSVMDRVRGAGIKDVGLVTTSVPDDGAEDKGK comes from the coding sequence ATGGCCGCATCTTCCGCCGACGACGATTTTGTTGCCGATATCAACGTCACGCCCTTTGTGGATGTGATGCTGGTCTTGCTGATCATCTTTATGGTCACAGCCCCCATGATGACCGAAGGGCTTGATGTAGCCCTGCCCAAGGTGGAAACCTCCGAAGTGCTGCCCACGGATGACGACCACGTTATCCTGACGGTCAAAACAGGCGGAGCGCTGTTTCTCAACGAGCAGGAAACAGACATGGACAATCTTCCGGATGCCCTGGGCGCGCTGGTAAAGGACAGCGGGCGGCAGCTCTTTGTTCGGGCCGACAAGGATGTTCCCTACGGCCTTGTCATGAGCGTGATGGACAGGGTGCGCGGCGCTGGCATCAAGGACGTGGGCCTTGTGACCACCTCTGTGCCGGATGATGGAGCTGAAGATAAAGGCAAATAA
- a CDS encoding MotA/TolQ/ExbB proton channel family protein: MDSMIQAVLQATFVSKCVLALLLCMSVASWAYMCSKWLLLRTAQQRTQAGLAAFDEAGELSRALPVLANDKHSPLFGIARRAIREFNRISRTGDVDRLLNDNVRRALHFAVAEELAVLKSSLALLATAANTAPFIGLFGTVWGIMHSFTAIAQMKSVSLATVAPGIAEALIATAVGLFVAIPAVCGYNVFRAKLAHIEGVCINFAGQMLNRLQHEAPQHADGIAFSEER; encoded by the coding sequence ATGGATTCCATGATTCAGGCGGTGTTGCAGGCAACATTTGTTTCCAAGTGCGTGCTGGCGCTGCTCTTGTGCATGTCTGTGGCAAGCTGGGCCTATATGTGCAGCAAATGGCTGTTGCTGCGCACAGCCCAGCAGCGCACGCAGGCGGGGCTGGCGGCGTTTGACGAGGCCGGGGAGCTGAGCCGGGCGCTGCCTGTGCTGGCAAATGACAAGCACTCCCCCCTTTTTGGCATTGCGCGCCGCGCCATCCGCGAATTCAACCGTATTTCCCGCACGGGTGATGTTGACCGCCTGTTGAACGACAATGTACGCAGGGCCCTGCACTTTGCCGTTGCGGAAGAACTCGCCGTTCTCAAATCATCCCTGGCCCTGCTTGCCACCGCAGCCAACACGGCCCCCTTTATTGGCCTGTTCGGCACGGTGTGGGGCATCATGCATTCCTTCACCGCCATTGCCCAGATGAAGAGCGTTTCGCTGGCAACCGTCGCGCCCGGCATTGCCGAGGCGCTCATCGCCACCGCTGTCGGCCTGTTTGTGGCCATACCTGCTGTGTGTGGTTACAACGTGTTCCGCGCCAAACTGGCCCATATTGAGGGCGTATGCATCAACTTTGCAGGGCAGATGCTCAACCGCCTGCAACACGAAGCACCGCAACACGCTGACGGCATAGCCTTTTCAGAGGAGCGCTAG
- a CDS encoding ABC transporter permease produces MQSSSASNGQTQSVCNETIKNTKKYEFSLIRALKSEYFLYIVSLVSFFGLWQWAATSNVFGYSSALATPFQVVESLHDLSVNKLSGLGLLEHLWISTRRVIIGFLIAAGFGIPLGLFMAFNETFRAVVKPIFDMFKPMPPLAWISVAILWFGIGEAPKIFIIVIGSFVPVVLNSYSCLQLIEPEFFDVVRIIGGKRWDEIRLVCIPGALPAITAGLQIAMSSAWTCVVAAELVNSRSGLGYIIVQGMKLSDPGMIIGGMLIITAVSLVFTLGMDLLTRKLCPWQREIENL; encoded by the coding sequence ATGCAGTCTTCCTCGGCGTCCAACGGGCAGACCCAGAGCGTCTGCAATGAAACCATCAAGAACACGAAAAAATACGAGTTTTCGCTGATACGTGCCCTCAAGAGCGAATACTTCTTGTACATCGTTTCACTGGTGAGCTTTTTCGGCCTGTGGCAGTGGGCTGCCACGTCCAACGTGTTCGGGTACAGCAGCGCCCTGGCCACGCCCTTTCAGGTGGTTGAAAGCCTGCACGACCTGAGCGTCAACAAGCTTTCCGGCCTTGGCCTGCTCGAACATCTGTGGATCAGCACGCGCCGCGTTATCATCGGCTTTTTGATTGCCGCTGGCTTTGGCATCCCGCTGGGTCTGTTCATGGCTTTCAACGAAACGTTCCGCGCCGTTGTGAAACCCATTTTCGATATGTTCAAGCCAATGCCGCCCCTGGCCTGGATTTCTGTGGCCATCCTGTGGTTCGGCATTGGCGAAGCGCCCAAGATTTTCATCATCGTCATTGGCTCCTTTGTGCCGGTGGTGCTCAACTCTTACAGCTGCCTGCAACTCATCGAACCCGAATTTTTCGATGTGGTGCGCATCATCGGCGGCAAACGCTGGGACGAAATCCGCCTTGTGTGCATTCCCGGCGCGCTGCCCGCCATTACGGCAGGTTTGCAGATCGCCATGTCCAGCGCCTGGACGTGCGTTGTGGCTGCGGAGCTTGTGAATTCCCGTTCCGGCCTTGGCTACATCATTGTGCAGGGTATGAAACTGTCCGACCCCGGCATGATTATCGGCGGCATGCTCATTATTACCGCCGTTTCGCTGGTGTTCACCCTGGGGATGGATCTGCTGACCCGCAAGCTGTGCCCCTGGCAGCGTGAAATCGAGAATCTTTAG
- a CDS encoding ABC transporter substrate-binding protein: protein MRKLLLVALLLCMGAVICGGPVATLAADKPVEISTCWMDESPGFNIWYAKKMGWDKEEGLDIKMLLFNSGPAQMEALPAKEWVLGSTGVGGQLIGGIRYNIYSVAPIISEGEVHVLYLRPDSPAAKVKGYNPKYPNVYGSPETVKGMKILYTSQTTVHYMIGKWLSILGLTEADVTLVNMEQPSAVPAFEKGIGDAVCLWAPFTFVADSRKWQRAGSMTDMDCITVSSLVGDKKWCDENPELVAKFLRVYLRGSNMLREEGPSPRIIKEYRQYMNEFAGIRMTDEEAKLDIQIHPRWSYEETMALLDRSKGESQADKWQNSVADFFGSIKRFSPAEIKKFKDAQINTDKFLKQVQLPIASWK, encoded by the coding sequence ATGAGAAAACTGCTTCTGGTCGCGCTTCTGCTGTGCATGGGCGCTGTCATCTGCGGCGGTCCCGTCGCCACTCTGGCAGCCGACAAGCCCGTTGAAATTTCCACCTGCTGGATGGACGAATCCCCGGGCTTCAACATCTGGTACGCCAAGAAAATGGGTTGGGACAAGGAAGAAGGCCTGGACATCAAGATGTTGCTGTTCAACAGCGGCCCTGCCCAGATGGAAGCCCTGCCCGCCAAGGAATGGGTGCTCGGTTCCACGGGCGTTGGCGGTCAGCTGATCGGCGGCATCCGTTACAATATTTACTCCGTGGCCCCCATCATCAGCGAAGGCGAAGTGCACGTGCTTTACCTGCGCCCCGACAGCCCCGCCGCCAAGGTCAAGGGCTACAACCCCAAGTATCCCAACGTGTACGGCAGCCCTGAAACCGTCAAGGGCATGAAGATCCTGTACACCTCCCAGACCACCGTTCACTACATGATCGGCAAGTGGCTGAGCATCCTTGGCCTTACCGAAGCCGACGTGACCCTGGTGAACATGGAACAGCCCTCTGCCGTGCCTGCTTTTGAAAAGGGCATTGGCGACGCAGTGTGCCTGTGGGCGCCCTTTACCTTTGTGGCTGATTCCCGCAAGTGGCAGCGCGCAGGCTCCATGACCGACATGGACTGCATCACCGTGTCTTCGCTCGTGGGCGACAAAAAATGGTGCGATGAAAATCCCGAACTGGTTGCCAAGTTCCTGCGCGTGTACCTGCGCGGTTCCAACATGCTGCGCGAAGAAGGCCCCAGCCCCCGCATCATCAAGGAATACCGTCAGTACATGAACGAATTCGCCGGCATCCGCATGACTGACGAAGAAGCCAAGCTCGACATCCAGATCCACCCCCGCTGGTCTTACGAAGAAACCATGGCTCTGCTCGACAGGTCCAAGGGCGAATCGCAGGCCGACAAGTGGCAGAATTCTGTGGCCGACTTCTTTGGCAGCATCAAGCGCTTCTCGCCTGCTGAAATCAAGAAGTTCAAGGACGCCCAGATCAATACCGACAAGTTCCTGAAGCAGGTTCAGCTGCCCATTGCCAGCTGGAAGTAG
- a CDS encoding dipeptide ABC transporter ATP-binding protein, translating into MSLLDVQHLHVAFARADAKTGRGISAPADLSTTTRTVVRDVSFSVEKGQCVALVGESGAGKTLTSRSIVRLLPGGARVTQGRILFKGEDVLNLPEKSVMALRGRKIGMVFQDPLAALNPLHRVGDQVAECLRAHESLSEEQVRSRVLDLFDLVRLDHAAERYRAYPHQLSGGQRQRIMLALAVANKPDLLIADEPTTALDATVQQAILELLRDMRAELGMGLLLVSHDLGMVRRFANTVHVMRHGEIVESSSSLFADPQHEYTRALLHTGSRQWAEDVPRHGGSPILKAQGLSVDFCRPKTRLFQRAQPPFTALDNVSFALHQGECLGIVGESGSGKSSLALAVLRLVASRGGIRFMGKEIQSLTHAQMAPLRASIQVVFQNPYLSLNPRMCVHDLIDEGLRVHAPRAQDRPQRVLEALRDVGLSPAYASRFPHELSGGERQRVAIARALVLRPRVLLLDEPTSSLDRALQFQIIELLRGLQQRFGMSLIFISHDLTLVKGFCQRVLVLDNGKCVEQGPVRKAFCQPQSAKLRELLKASAQSEGQHLPAAGPVAARPTLRRINPQKLGAASATSRKTHKRGLLFSLGVHAGLLVCLWGIPLQASGGGESSMRVSLVGMGMGTATQGASHASATNGTDPNATAREERNAPVEEKEQPKDKKTPQAEPPVEQPDLILKKKCEPKRPPKKEHQQKRPTAKTEDRPPMETPPPSLGSDTRQGPDAESAGSAAEAQGSGRNDGGQGGGSGGGLGMHQGRGQGAGSVYGFNQWDQSPVAIHRVKPNYPPAAKRTGKETTVIVRAVIDAQGKVVRAVVLPGKETQHFMEETLEAVQRWRFAPGKVGGKPVMCVVEFPVDFSINR; encoded by the coding sequence ATGAGCCTTCTTGACGTTCAACACCTGCATGTGGCCTTTGCCAGAGCTGATGCCAAAACCGGAAGAGGCATATCCGCCCCAGCAGACCTTAGCACGACTACGCGCACGGTAGTGCGCGATGTTTCGTTCAGTGTGGAAAAGGGCCAGTGCGTTGCCCTTGTGGGCGAGAGCGGCGCGGGCAAAACCCTCACCTCCCGTTCCATCGTGCGTCTGCTCCCCGGCGGGGCGCGCGTAACGCAGGGGCGCATTCTGTTTAAAGGCGAGGATGTGCTCAACCTGCCGGAAAAGTCCGTCATGGCCCTGCGCGGACGCAAAATCGGCATGGTTTTTCAGGATCCGCTGGCAGCGCTCAATCCCCTGCACCGCGTGGGCGATCAGGTGGCCGAATGCCTGCGCGCGCACGAAAGCCTGAGTGAGGAGCAGGTGCGCTCGCGTGTGCTGGATCTCTTTGACCTCGTGCGGCTCGACCATGCTGCGGAACGCTACAGGGCTTACCCGCACCAGCTTTCCGGCGGACAAAGGCAGCGCATCATGCTTGCGCTGGCCGTGGCCAACAAGCCCGACCTGCTCATTGCTGACGAACCCACAACAGCTCTGGACGCCACCGTGCAGCAGGCCATTCTGGAGCTTTTGCGCGACATGCGTGCGGAACTGGGCATGGGCCTGCTGCTGGTGAGCCATGATCTGGGCATGGTACGGCGCTTTGCGAATACCGTTCACGTGATGCGCCACGGCGAAATTGTGGAGTCGTCCTCTTCGCTTTTTGCTGACCCGCAGCACGAATACACCCGTGCCCTGCTCCACACAGGCAGCCGCCAGTGGGCCGAGGATGTTCCCCGGCATGGCGGCAGCCCCATTCTGAAGGCGCAAGGTCTGAGCGTGGATTTTTGCCGCCCGAAAACGCGGCTTTTCCAGCGGGCGCAGCCCCCCTTTACCGCGCTGGACAACGTGAGCTTTGCCCTGCACCAGGGCGAATGCCTGGGTATTGTGGGCGAGAGCGGATCTGGCAAATCAAGCCTGGCCCTGGCAGTGCTGCGGCTTGTGGCCAGCCGTGGCGGAATCCGCTTTATGGGCAAAGAAATCCAGAGCCTGACCCATGCGCAAATGGCGCCCCTGCGCGCCAGCATTCAGGTGGTCTTTCAAAACCCCTATCTTTCGCTCAATCCGCGCATGTGCGTGCATGATCTCATTGATGAGGGCCTGCGCGTGCACGCCCCACGAGCGCAAGACAGGCCGCAGCGCGTTCTTGAGGCACTGCGGGATGTGGGACTTTCCCCGGCATATGCCAGCCGTTTCCCGCACGAACTTTCCGGCGGCGAACGCCAGCGCGTAGCCATTGCGCGCGCCCTTGTGCTGCGGCCCCGCGTACTGCTGCTTGACGAACCCACTTCATCACTGGACAGGGCGCTGCAATTCCAGATTATTGAGTTGCTGCGCGGCTTGCAGCAGCGCTTTGGCATGTCGCTGATCTTTATCAGCCACGATCTCACCCTGGTAAAAGGCTTTTGCCAGCGTGTGCTCGTGCTGGACAATGGCAAATGCGTGGAACAGGGGCCAGTGCGAAAGGCCTTTTGCCAGCCGCAGTCAGCCAAATTGCGCGAGCTGCTCAAGGCTTCCGCCCAGAGCGAAGGCCAGCATCTGCCCGCCGCTGGCCCTGTAGCGGCGCGCCCCACCCTGCGGCGCATCAATCCGCAGAAACTGGGCGCTGCTTCCGCCACATCCCGCAAAACGCACAAAAGAGGCCTGCTGTTCTCGCTGGGCGTACACGCCGGGCTGCTCGTATGCCTGTGGGGCATTCCCTTGCAGGCCTCTGGCGGCGGCGAATCGTCCATGCGGGTCTCACTCGTGGGCATGGGCATGGGCACCGCCACGCAAGGCGCAAGCCATGCCTCGGCCACCAACGGCACTGATCCCAACGCCACAGCCAGGGAGGAGCGCAACGCTCCGGTTGAGGAAAAAGAACAGCCCAAGGACAAAAAAACGCCACAGGCCGAGCCGCCGGTTGAACAGCCGGATCTGATACTCAAAAAGAAGTGCGAACCAAAGCGCCCGCCCAAAAAGGAACATCAGCAAAAAAGGCCCACGGCCAAAACAGAAGACCGCCCCCCCATGGAAACACCGCCGCCCTCGCTGGGCAGTGATACCCGGCAGGGGCCGGATGCCGAATCCGCTGGCAGCGCCGCCGAAGCTCAGGGCAGCGGCAGAAACGATGGCGGACAGGGCGGCGGCAGCGGCGGCGGGCTTGGCATGCATCAGGGGCGTGGGCAGGGAGCTGGCTCGGTATACGGCTTCAACCAGTGGGATCAGTCGCCAGTGGCAATCCACCGGGTCAAGCCCAACTACCCGCCTGCGGCAAAACGCACGGGCAAGGAAACCACCGTTATTGTAAGGGCCGTCATTGACGCCCAGGGCAAGGTGGTGCGCGCCGTGGTTCTGCCAGGCAAGGAAACGCAGCACTTCATGGAAGAAACCCTTGAAGCCGTGCAGCGCTGGCGCTTTGCCCCCGGCAAGGTGGGCGGCAAACCTGTGATGTGCGTAGTGGAATTTCCTGTCGACTTCAGCATCAACAGGTAA